The Achromobacter deleyi genome has a window encoding:
- a CDS encoding ATP-binding protein, with protein MKTLRKQLTVTLLLALSLAWIFVFALQQFEATRAQTGVRDQGLHDGANQILMSLPVSLLGSVAPAERFTLPASSHFNGDRASFQVWSLADRKPLLQSPESPLQPLNPDFRDGYLDSAAGGTNWRVYSITDASGRVQVQLASSQSDLRAKTLYSFRRGLVIVSILFLLLAALTCVVVGRAFRKVDRAGAAIERRGPFDLAPLPSAGMPGELRPFIRSINQLLLRVKGAMDRERRFLENAAHELRTPLAALSAHAELVARSAGSGESAEAAGKLRQVAQRTSRIAEQLLDQARMDALSESEHAPELIELDALVVLLVRDWEACASRKQQRILLDVQACVVRGRLDALGVLLSNLLDNAGRYTPCGGQIAVSCGPTAGGGAFLRVADDGPGIEPAERKRVFDRFYRAAGTPAGGSGIGLSLVAQIAGQHDAAVGVGVGLRDAGVSLTVEFPPVPGPV; from the coding sequence GCAGCAGTTCGAAGCGACGCGCGCCCAGACGGGCGTGCGCGACCAGGGACTGCACGACGGGGCGAACCAGATCCTGATGTCCCTGCCTGTCAGTCTGCTGGGCAGCGTGGCGCCGGCCGAGCGCTTCACCTTGCCGGCGTCCAGCCACTTCAACGGCGACCGGGCCTCCTTCCAGGTGTGGTCGCTGGCCGACCGCAAGCCGCTGCTGCAATCGCCGGAATCGCCCCTCCAGCCGCTGAATCCGGACTTCCGGGACGGCTATCTGGACAGCGCGGCGGGCGGCACCAACTGGCGCGTGTATTCGATCACCGACGCCAGCGGGCGGGTGCAGGTGCAATTGGCCTCGTCGCAGAGCGATCTGCGCGCCAAGACGCTTTACAGCTTCAGGCGCGGGCTCGTCATCGTGTCCATCCTGTTCCTGCTGCTGGCCGCGCTGACCTGCGTGGTGGTGGGCCGGGCGTTTCGCAAGGTGGACCGCGCGGGAGCGGCCATTGAACGGCGCGGCCCGTTCGACCTGGCGCCTTTGCCCTCGGCGGGCATGCCCGGCGAGTTGCGGCCGTTCATCCGGTCGATCAACCAGCTGCTGTTGCGCGTCAAAGGCGCGATGGACCGCGAGCGGCGCTTTCTTGAAAACGCGGCGCACGAACTGCGCACCCCCCTGGCCGCATTGAGCGCGCATGCCGAACTGGTTGCCCGCAGCGCCGGTTCCGGCGAATCGGCCGAGGCCGCCGGGAAACTGCGGCAGGTCGCGCAGCGCACCTCGCGCATCGCCGAGCAGTTGCTGGACCAGGCGCGCATGGACGCCCTGAGCGAAAGCGAGCATGCGCCGGAACTGATCGAACTGGACGCGCTGGTCGTCCTGCTGGTGCGCGACTGGGAGGCATGCGCCAGCCGCAAGCAGCAGCGCATCCTCCTGGACGTCCAGGCTTGCGTCGTCAGGGGCCGGCTCGACGCCCTGGGCGTGCTGCTGAGCAATCTGCTGGACAATGCCGGACGCTATACGCCCTGCGGCGGCCAGATCGCCGTTTCCTGCGGCCCGACGGCCGGGGGCGGCGCATTCCTGCGCGTGGCCGACGATGGCCCCGGAATCGAGCCGGCGGAACGCAAGCGCGTCTTTGACCGCTTTTACCGCGCCGCGGGAACCCCGGCGGGCGGCAGCGGCATCGGCTTGTCGCTGGTTGCGCAGATCGCAGGGCAACATGACGCCGCGGTTGGGGTAGGGGTGGGCCTGCGGGACGCGGGTGTTTCTCTGACTGTCGAG